From the genome of Campylobacter lari:
TAAAACTCAAGGTTATTTATTTTTTAATAAGTTCTGTGGTAATTTTAGCTATTTCTAATTCTTCTTCTGTTGGAACAATTAAAATTTTAATTTTAGAGTCTTTTTTATTAATCTCACCATTTCTAAGTTGTGTATTTTTATCTAAATCTATATCAAATCCCAAATGTGCTAGTCTTTGACAAACTTTTGCTCTAACAATATTATCATTTTCTCCAATACCAGCTGTAAAAATCAACGCATCGACTCTAGGTAAAATCGCAAAATATGAGCCAATATATTTACTCAAACGATAACAAAACATATCAAGAGCAAGTCTTGCTTTTTCGTTATTTTCTTCAATTTGCGCTTCAATATCTCTAAAATCATTAAACCCACAAATTCCATAAACACCACTTTTTTTATTCATTATAGTATCTAAATCAGATGGATTTAAATTTAATTCTTTTGCTAAAAATGGCAATACAGCAGGATCAATATCACCACATCTAGTTCCCATAATCAAACCTTCTAGTGGAGTAAAACCCATAGAAGTATCTACGCATTTTCCATTTTCTATAGCACAAACACTCGCACCATTTCCAAGGTGAGCGCTAATTGCATTAAATTCATTAATATTTTTACCAAGTATATGTGCAGCTTGTTTACTTACATAAGAATGTGAAGTACCGTGAAAGCCGTATTTTCTAACTTGGTGTTTTTCATAAAACTCATAAGGCAAAGCATACATATAAGCATAATCAGGCATGCTTTGATGAAAAGCTGTGTCAAAAACTGTCACATTGGGAACTTTTGGAGCTGCTTTTATCATAGTTTTAATACCTATTAAATGTGCAGGATTATGTAAAGGTGCTATATGAGAAACCCTATCAATTTCTTTTAAAATTTCATCATCTACTAAACAATGTTTAGTTAAATTTGGACCTCCATGAACTATCCTATGTCCACACCCATCAAGCTCATTTAAATCATGTAAAATTCCACTTTGAGAAAATAATTCATTTACTAATTCAATACCTTGCTCATGATCTTTAATTGCTAATTCTTTTTGGTATTTTTGACCACTTTTTAGATCTTTTAGTTCTATTTTAGAGCTTTGCTCGCCTATTTTTTCCACTAAACCAGATGCTAGGGCTTCATCTTTTTCAAAAAGCTTAAATTTAATTGAAGATGAACCTGAATTTAAAACTAATATTTTCATTTTTCTCCTTATTCTTGTGCTTGAATAGCACTTAAAATCACAGTATTAACAATATCTTCCACCAAGCAACCTCTACTTAAATCATTAATTGGCTTTTTAAGACCTTGTAAAATCGGGCCAATAGCTAAAGAATTTGCTGTTCTTTGTACTGCTTTATAGCAAATATTTGCCGCATTTAAATCAGGAAACACATATACATTTGCCTTTCCTGCTACTTTAGAATTTGGCATTTTACTTTTTGCTGTTAGCATATCATATGCTGCATCAAATTGTATAGGACCTTCTAGCTCAAGTTGAGGATATTTTTCTTTAGCTATTTTAGTAGCTTCTTTAATTGCATCCACGCTAGCTCCACTCCCACTATCTCCACTAGAATATGAAAGTAAAGCCACTTTAGGTTCAAGTCCAAAAGCTTTAGCACTATTTGCACTCACATAAGCAATTTCAGCAAGTTGTTCAGGGGTTGGATTTGGCATAACAGCACAATCAGCAAAAACCAAAACCTTATCTTCTAAAGACATAAAAAACATACCAGAAACCAAACTCACATCAGGTTTTGTTTTGATAATTTGCAAAGCAGGACGAATAGTTTCAGCAGTAGTTGTACTTGCACCACTTACCATAGCATGGGCTTTTTGAGTATGTACAAGTAAAGTCGCAAAATAAGTTTTATCTTGCACGAGTTTTTTAGCTTCTTCTTTACTCATACCTTTGCTTTTTCTAGCTTCATATAAAAGCTCTTCAAATTCTTCATTATATTGAGAATTTTTAGGATTTATAATACGCACACCATCGATATTGATATTTAAACTATTGGCTTTCGTACAAATTTCATTGCTATCACCTAGCAAAATCAAATCAACAATTTCATTTTGTATTAAAAATTCACTAGCTTTTAATACTCTTTCATCAAAACTTTCAGGTAAAACTACTATTTTTTTATCTGCTTTTGCTTTTTCAAAAAGCTCATAAGAAAATCTTGCCTGAGTTTTATAAGTATATTCTTGTAATAAATCTTGAGTAAAATCTTCATTTTCTTTTAACAAAACAAAGTCACTAAGCTTTTGGCTTAGTAAAAAATTTAACATAGTATGATTTTCATCTTGACTTTTTGCATACAATGGAGTGTTTAGCTCTTTAGCTAAGGCTATATTTAAACTTAAATCCCCCATCAAGCCAAAATCATCTACTCCAACTACTATAGTAAAATCATTTTCTTTTTTTGTTTTCTCAAAATCTTCAATAATTTTTTTAAAAAAATCATTTAAATTTTGAGTGAATTTACCTTGATACTCATTTTTTTCAAAACTACTAAAAAAATCTATTTTAAGATTTCTTTTTGTGCAAAATGAAGTAATTTTTTCTTTATTTTTTTCACAAAAAACAGGAAAGTAAAAAGCTATTTTACCTCGTACCTTTTCTAAACACTGCTGCAAAAATTTTTCATCAATGCAGTTTAATAAAAACATAGATTTCATTTTTTCCTCTTTATTTAACAAAATAATTGTTTTTTATAATATAATTATTTTAAAATTCATCATAATAATATAAGGTTATAAAGCTATGAAATTTAAAAATGTTAATTTTTACTTGTTACCTTTTGTAATGTTTGGCTGTAGTGCCACAGTTGATCCACATATTAATATGAAACCACCTACTTATGTAGAAGAACTAGCTCCTAAGCAAAATCATAATACTCAAAGCAATCCTGGATCGCTGTTTGGTAAAGGAGATAACCCTTTATTTTCTGATAAAAAAGCAATGAATGTAAATGACTTGGTAACCGTAGTCATTAGAGAAAATGCTACACAAAATTCACAAGGCTCTAAATCTACAAGCAAAAACAACAATGTAAATTTAGGCGGTGGACAAATAACTACAGGTGCTGGACTTAGCAAAGTTAGAGATTTTGTTAATGACTATACAAATATAGGCTATACCACAGCAAGTACTTCACAATATCAAGGCACAGGAAGCCAAACTAGAAGTGAAAATTTCCAAACTACAATTTCTGCTAGAGTAATTAAGGTTTTATCTAATGGAAATTATTTTATAGAAGGAAGTCGTGAGCTTTTAATCAATGGAGAAAAACAAATCATTCAACTAAGTGGGGTTATAAGACCTTATGATATTTCTCAAGATAATATGATAGATAGTAAATATATAGCTGATGCAAAGATTCTTTATAAAACCGAAGGCGATATAGACAAATCTACACGCAAGCCTTGGGGGACAAAATTTATGGAGACCATTTGGCCTTTTTAAGCTAAATGGTTTTACATAAAACTTGGCGCATCATTGGAAAATAAAATCAAATCCCCATTTTGAGTTAATCTTGATAAAGTTTGCACAAGTTGAGATTTTTCTTTTAATACATAAAAATCTAATGTGATATGTTTTTGTAAAATCACGCTATTAGTCTCTGAAGTAATAATCACAAAATCAAAACATTCATTAATAATTTTACATAATTTTATATTTTCTTCTTCATTAACTTCAACTATACCAGGAGTTACTAAAACTCTTCTTCCTTGATAGCTTTTACAAAGCTCATAGCTTTGACTCATACCTTTAAAATTTCCATTAAAGCCATCATCTATGATAAATTTAGGCTCTTTAGAAATCACTTGCAAGCGATGTTCTACTGCCTTTAAATTCGATACGCTTTTTGTAATATTTTCTATTTTAATTCCTAAATAATGTGCAAGCAAAATACACACGCTAATATTATAAGCATTAAAAGCACCTAGTAATTTTGCATGAAAATCATAAATACTATCATCTAATCTTATTTTAAAATCCAATCCTTCCAAACTTGCCCTAACATCACTTAAATACTCATCATAAAATTCATTTTCATATAAGGTGCTTGAGTGTAAAAAGTATTTTTCTAAACGCTTGGATTTTAAAGCTTGCAACTTAGCTTTGCGGATATTATCTTGAGTTTTAAAATATTCCAAATGCGCCAAACCAATCTCACCTACTATGCAAATTTGAGGATTTAAAAACTCTGTAATTTCTAAAATATCATTTTGCTCTCTTGCACCAGCTTCTACGATATAAATTTCAGTATTATTTTCCAAATTTTCATTGATATCTTTTACTATACCCATAAAAGTATTAACACTTCTTGGAGTCTTATAGCACTTAAACTCATCTTTTAAAAGTTCGTATAAAAAATTTTTTATACTTGTTTTTCCAAAACTTGCAGTTATTAGAATAATTTTTAAATTTGGATTATCGCAAATCTTTTTACTTGCTTTTTTTATAAAACTTTTCTGATTAATTTTTTCCACAAAAAAGCTTAATAAAAATGTAACTACTAAAGCTTCTAAACCTATCCAAAAAAATGGCATAAATATCAAGCTAAAAAGTAACAAAAATAAAAAATAACGCTTAATCCTAGCAGTAAAAACTAGCTTTTTATCTAAATTTTTATATAAATATCCACCATATAGTAAAGATAGAGCAAAAACTATAAAATATAAATAAAAATTTCCACTATACAAAGAAAACACAAAAGCAAAATAAGGAATTATTAAAAAATACAAATGCCATAAAGGTTTGGGAAAGTGTAAAATTATGCGTGAAAATTTATAAGAATACCATTGTAAGGCTAAAATCAGATAAAATCCAAGTAAAAAATTCAAACTTAAAAAAGCTATCATACTAATCATTTTTTAAAAATTCCTCATGTATTTTTTCATTTATAAAATCAGCATGTTTTAAAAAGAAAAAATGATCCCCATCTAATGCAAAAAATTTCCCTTTTTGTGCTAAAGAATGGATAATTGCTCCGCTTTTTAAAGGTGTAGCCTTATCTTCATTACCCCAAAAAATCAAAATAGGATTTTTAAGCTTTTGAAATTCATTTTCTAAATTTTCATTAACAACCCTTTTAAAGGTTTCATACATCACTTCATTCATGCCTTGAGCGTCTTTACTAATAAAAAATTTCCTCCAAAAATCCCCATAAGGGAGATTTTTCAAAATTTTAAACAAGGCTATTTTAAACTTCACTTTAAAACTTTTTGGTAAAACTACGCCTGCACTAGAAAGCAAAATCAAACCTTGAAAATTAGCATTTTGGCACATAATAGTCGCAACTTTTCCGCCAAAAGAATGCCCCATTAAATAATCTACTTTTTGCTCAATTGTAGTTAAAAAGTCTTCTACAACCTTTGCATAAGCATAAGAATCCATAGGTGCATCTATACTTGAATTTCCAAAACCAGGTAAATCTAAATAAATTTGCTTAAAATCGCTCAAAGGCTTTTCAAAAGCTTGTTTCATAAGCTCTTTATTAGCACCCCAACCATGCAAAACAAGAATTGTTTTTTCACATTTTGGATTGATGATTTCATAACTTAAATTATAAAAATACCCATTAGAATATACTCTAGTTTTTGCCATTTCTAGCCTTTTTTATCTTTGTAAATCTTTTCTAAAAGCATCACAGCTTCATTTAAACGCTCATATTCTTCAAAGTTCAAAAGTACAGCTTCAAATTTATTGTTTTTCACAATCACCACTCTACCATTTTCACTTTTTTTTGTTTTTTCAAGCATAGTGCTGAAATTTCTTACCACTTCAGTTGCAGTATAAATTTCATCTTTGCTAAAAGTAGCCATGATTATAGCTTACCTTTTTGTCCATTAATGCTGTGAATAAAAGCATAATCAATCTTAATTTGCTTTTCTAGTTCTATACTTTTTGCTAAATTATCAACTGTATTAGTAAAATCTTCAAATAAATAATTTGCTAAAGATCCTGGATTTGGATTGATCTCATTTAAATAAACCTCATCATCTATCACAAAAAAATCACAGCGAATCAAAGCTCCTTTAAATAAAGGATTATAAATTCTCGTAAAATTATCCCTTAATTTTTGTTTTAATTCTTCACTAATATTTGCTTCACTTACTTTAGAACTTTCTGAAAAACCTAAATATTTTTGTTCAAAATCTAAAATTTCATTTTTTCTAGGCTCTTCAATAATAGAAAATTCCATTTTTTCATCTATCATACAACCTGCTAAGTTATATTCTTTAATATTACTTACAAATTGTTCTATCACAACATCCTCATCAAATTCAAAAGCAACATCTTTGGCATACTTAAGCTCGCTTTCATCTTTAACTATGCTTATACCTATACTACTACCTAATCTTGCAGGCTTTAAAATACAAGGAAAATCCAAAGATACATTTTGCTCTTTATGCAAATTTAAAACCTTATAATCAAGTGTTTTCACCCCTACGCTTTGTGCATAAAGTTTAGTTAAAACCTTATTAAAAGATAAAACACTAGCTTCTATGCGTGGGCCTATGTATTTTATACCATAAAAATCAAACAAAGCAGCTATTTTGCCATCTTCACCATCTTTTCCATGTATGATATTTATCGCTATATCAATGTCAAGTTTTTTCTCACCTAACATAGTTTTTATAAAAAACCCACCCTGCTTTAGCACCAAGGCTTTTTCTTTTTTATAAGCACCGCTGCTAAAAGTTTTTGCATTCATTTTTTCTTCATCTATAAGAAAAAATTCCTTATTTTTATCACAAAATATAAATTTTTTTTGTGCTTTGAGTACTTTTTTTAATACCACAGCACTTACAATGCTAATTTCATGCTCATAAGAATTTGCGCCAAAAATTACACCATATATCATTATATTTTTCCTTTTATTATGCTAATTTTTTCAAAGCCTCTTTAATAAGCTCACTAGTATTTTTACTCTCACAAGTTCTTAAAACCTTTAAAATATTTTCTTGTTTAAAACCAAGTGAAAGTAAAGCTGCCAAAGCTTGTGCTTGGTCTTGATTAGAATTTTCTATATTGATTTTTGTATCACTTAACTCAGCTATAATTCTTTTTGCACTCTTTGGACCAATACCAGGAACTTTTTTAAATACACTCTCATCGCCACTTTGCAAAGCTGCATAAAAAGTATTAGTATCTAAGCTTGAGCAAAGTGCCATAGCAGTAGTTGCTCCTATACCACTAATTTTGATTAATAATTCAAACATTTTTTGCTCATTTATATCTAAAAATCCATATAATTTATGAGAGTCTTCTTTGATAATTTGTGTGATTAAAAACTCAATCTTTTGATCTTTTTCAAAATTACTTGAGCAAAAAAGCGAAACAAAAACACCATAACTTACCCCACTTGAAGTTTTCAAAACTACAAAAGTAGGTTCTTTTTTACTCACTATTCCTTCAATTGCCACTATCATTTAGTTTCTTCCTTGTAATTACTAATAGCACGAATTTCAAAAAGTTCCATCTCATTTTCTGTATTAATTTTTTGAAGCTCAAAACATTGAATTTTTTCTTCATCATGAGGATAATAGCTTAATTCTTTTCTAGGATTTAACAAAATGAATTTAATTTCATTTAAATCCATCCATTTTCCACTTTTATTAATAATCTTAGATTTTAAAAGTTTTTCTTGAATTTTCTTAAGCTTTTCCATATTTGCTTTTTCTTCTTCTTTTAAAGATTCTATTTTATTGGCAAAAATACTTAGATTTTCAATCTTTTGATTAAAATCTTTAATAGTAGCTTTATAAGCTTGCGGTATAGCTCTTTTTGCACTCATTAATTCTTTTACTTTTTGCTGTAAAATTCGTATGGAGTCTTTACTTATATTGATTGTGTGTTTAGTCTCTTCTATTTCTTTAACTAAATTTTCTTGTTCTTTTTTCAATCCATCAACATGTATTAGTATCTCTTCTCCGCTTTTTTCTTCTCCAAAAGCTTTAAGATCTTGAATTATAAATTTATTTCCACTGCCTTGAATTTTTTCAACATGGATTAAACTTTTAGCACTACATAAACAATTTCCGCCGAGTTCTTGTATGTAAATTTCATCAGCAATAATCTCTCCGCCCATAGCCTTTTTAATATTTACTTTTTTAGCCTTGATAGAGCCATTTTCCAAAGTTTCAGCAAAAATCTCCTCAGCCTCACAATATCCTCTTAAGATATTAACCTCAACCTTTTGTCCTATAATAGTGCTTTTATGATGCATATTGCCTTTAAGAATTATCTTTTTACCTCTTAAAACAGAATCTTGAGCCATATTACCAATAACTTCTAATTCCTGAGCCTCAACAGTAATTCTAGGACCTATTGCATCTTCTAGAGTGTTTGTATTTTTAATCACAATAATAACTTGCTTATCAAAACCCGCCCAAATAGAACCTGTACTTTTAAAATCAACTTTACTAAATTCTAAATAATTTTCTATCTCATAAATGGATTTTCTTTGTATAATAAAACCATCTTTTTTAGCAATATATTTTATACTCTCATCATCTTCTTTAACTTCAAATTTATCAGAACAAACAACTTTTTCTTTATTTATTTTTGGTGGAAGTGCTTTTAAAATTTTAAATCTTAAATCCTTGCCATCGCTACCCTCTTTTGGCTTGATTCTCTCAATAGCCACCTCATCTTTTCCTATAGGTGCTACATAGTTTCTATTCATCACATCATTATACTTTTTTAGATTTTCTAAATAATGATATTTTATTTCTTCATTTGTAGGCTCTTGCGGATTAATTCCTTTACATACTTCAAATTCAACTTCAAAATCAAATTTTTGCTTTTCTTTAACTTTAGTATTAAAATCAATAATTTGCTTTTTAAAATCAAAAATTCTAAACCCAAGCAAATATTTTTCTTTTATCATCGCTTTATAAATAGCTTCTAAAAGCTCTAGAGCTAATTTGTCATGAAAAGCAATAGTTTCACTAGCTCTAACGCTAGCTTTTAATAAAGTACAAAGCTCATTAGTATATAAACTAACTTCAAAAGTTGAAATGCGTGCAAATTTTTTAAAATAAATTTCTATTTTATATTCTTGTTCTATATTTAATTCATGATTTAAAAATTTCTCATCTTCTTCAAAAATTTTCAACTCTTTTTCATTAACTTTTATCCATTCTTGATTATCATAAGTATAAGAAGTACTAAAACTTAACAACCTAAAATCAAGTTCATCAACTTCACATTTATTTTCAGAAGCAAATATTAAAAGCTCTCTATAAGGGTCTTTAGTGTATAAAATTTTCTTTTCTTCCATAGCTTAAGCTTCCTTATTATATATAAAATTTTGATTTTAGCAAAAATAAAATCAAAATTTAGTTAAAATTAGCTCTATTAAAAATTTTATAATACTCAAACTAATATTTAAAGAATGAAAATTAATGAGAAAAAATATTGTTTTTAAAAATTTCATCATCAATGCCTTAGGAATTTTATTTTCTAGGATTATGGGCGTTTTAAGAGATATTGTTTTAGCTTTATATTTAGGAGCTGGAATTTATAGCGATATTTTCTTTGTGGCTTTAAAAATGCCTGCTTTTTTTAGAAGAATTTTTGCAGAAGGGGCCTTTGGACAAGCTTTTTTACCAAGTTTTTTAAAAGCAAGTAAAAAAGGTGCTTTTTGTATAAATGTTTTATTGCAATTTAGTATTATAGTGTTTTTAACCTGTATTTTAGTGAGTTTTTTTGCTGAATTTTTTACAAAGATTTTTGCTTTTGGCTTTAATAAAGAAACAATTATCTTGGCTGCGCCTTTGGTTTCTATTAATTTTTGGTATTTGTTTTTTATTTTTTTGGTAACTTTTTTAGGCTCTTTATTAAATTATAAACAAAATTTTTTCATCACTTCTTTTTCTGCTTCATTTTTTAATCTTTTTGTTGTGATTGCAGGTTTTTTTGTCAATCAAGATGAGCCTTTAGAGGCCTTGTATTATTTTTCATATGCGACTGTCTTAAGTGGTTTAGCTCAACTTATATGGCATATTTTTGCTTTAAAAAATACTAGAATTTTAAAAAGCATGTATTTAAGCATAAAACTTAAAAAAACAAAGACTAGTTTAGATAAATTTCATTCTACTTTTACCCATGGACTTTTAGGCTCTTCGGCAAATCAAATTAGTTCATTATTAGATACTACTATAGCTAGTTTTTTAATGGCTGGAAGTATTTCGTATTTGTATTATTCTAACAGAGTTTTTCAGCTTCCTTTAGCTCTTTTTGCAATCGCTCTAAGTCAAGTAAGCTTTCCAAAAATACTAAGACATTTAAAAGCAAATGAAGAACAAAAAGCCTTAGCTTTTATGCAAAAAGCTTTTGAATATTTAAGTGTGCTTTTGATTTTAGCTAGTATAGTTGGGATTATCTTAGCTAAAGAAATTGTGGAGTTTTTATTTCAAAGAGGAAATTTTAATCAAGAAGATACAAAAATCACTGCATTTTTATTACAAGCTTATCTTTTAGGACTTTTACCTTTTGGTTTGCAAAAACTTTTCTCTTTGTGGCTTTATGCTAAATTTAAACAAAAAATAGCCGCTGTAATCGCCTTTAAAACACTTTTTATATCAGCATTTTTTAGCGTAGCGATTATTTTACTTATCAAAGAAGAAACTTATAAGAGCTTAGGCATTGCATTAGCTTCATCTATTAGTGCTTTTTATTTATTATATGCTAATATTAAAGAATTTGGCTTTAAAAATCTTTGGGGTATTTTTAGGGTTAAATTTTGGCTTATTAGTATAGTATTTTTAAGTTTATTTGCTCTAGGCTTATTTGAAATTAAAGATATTTTAATACAATTTTTAATTGGAATTTATCATTTTTTTAAAGGTTTATTTTAATGGTTTTTTTTGATAGTGTTTTAAAGAAAAAATGCGAATTTATCCCAAATGAGGCAAAAAAAGCAAACATTTATCTATGCGGACCTACTGTATATGATGATGCACATTTAGGACATGCAAGAAGTAGTGTTTGTTTTGATTTTTTAAGAAGAGTTTTACTAGCAAGTGATTATGAAGTGATTTTTGCTAGAAATTACACTGATATTGATGATAAAATTTTAAAAAAAATGCAAGAAAGTGGTAAAAGCTTAGAAGAAATTACAAATTTTTATATTAAAAGATATGATGAGGATATGCAAGCGCTTAATATCTTAGAACCTAACTTTAAGCCAAAGGCTACAGCTTATATTGAGCAAATGATTATATATATAGAAAAACTTTCAGAATTAAACCTAGCGTATAAACTTGAAGATGGAATTTATTTTGATACCAGCAAAGATGATAAATACTTTTATATCTCTAAAAGAAATTTAGAAGATAATCAATCACGCTTAGAAGAAAGTGTAGCCAAAAAAAATGATAGCGATTTTGTTTTATGGAAATTTGATGAAAAATTTTATCCTGCAAGTTTTGGTAAAGGAAGACCAGGCTGGCACACAGAATGCGTTGTGATGATAGAAAGTATTTTTAAAGATAAACTTGATATTCATGCAGGAGGCATAGATTTACTTTTTCCTCATCATGAAAATGAAGCTTGTCAGTGTCGTTGTAAAAACAATCATGAGTTGGCTAATTTTTGGCTGCATAATGGCTTTGTGCAAATTAATGGTGAAAAAATGAGCAAAAGCCTGGGAAATAGCTTTTTTCTAAAAGATTCTTTAAAACTTTTTAGTGGAGAGGTTTTGAGATTTTATCTTTTAAGTGTGCATTATAGAGCGCATTTTAACTACGCTTTAGAAGACTTACAAGCTACTAAAAAAAGACTTGATAAATTTTACCGTTTAAAAAAACGCTTAAATTTAAATGCTTTTATAGATGAAAAAACTACCATAGAAAGTGAAGTAGCTAAAAATATCTTAGAAGTTTTAAATGATGATTTAAATGCCTCTAAAGCCTTGGCTTTACTTGATGAGTTTATCAATGAAAGTAATATTTACTTAGATCAAAACCTAAAAGACAAAGCTTATAAAATACAATTAGAAAAAACCTTAAAAGAACTCGCTTTTATTTTTGGTATAGGTTTTATGGATACTATAAAATATTTTCAATTTGGCATTAGTAAAGAAAAATGTCAGGAAATAGAAGAAAAAATCGCTCTACGCAACAAGGCAAAGCAAGAAAAAAACTATGCCTTAGCAGATCAAATTCGTGATGATTTAGCTAAAGAGAATATTCTTTTAATGGATACACCAAATGGTGTGGTATGGGAGAAAAATGGATAAAAATTACAAAGAAATGAAGCTTAAAGAGGTTTTTACTCGCTTTAAGCCTTATTATAAAGATTATTGGTTTTATTTTGTTTTAGCTATTATTGGTATGCTTTTAACTAGTGGTGGAACAGCTGCTAGTGCATACATCATAGAGCCTATTTTAAATAAAATTTTTATAGAAAAAAATGTTGATTTGCTTTATTATATGCCTTTACTTGTTGTTTTAATTTATGCTTTAAAAAATCTTGGTGCTTATATGCAAGTTTATTATATATCTTATGTTGGGACAGATATTTTAAGAAGATTAAGAGAATTAGTTCTTGGCAATCTTTTGCGCTTAGATATGAGCTTTTTTCATAAATACAGAAGTGGAGAATTAATCAGCAGATGTACTTCTGATATTGGAGCTTTACAAAATATAGTTTCTACTATAATACCTGAAATTTTAAGAGAAAGTTTAACCGCGATTGGACTTTTAAGTGTGGTAATTTATCAAAGTCCAAAACTTGCTTTTTTTGCTTTAGTTATTTTACCTTTAGCAATTTACCCTCTTGCTATTTTTGCTAAAAAAATCAAAAAAATAGGACGCAATACTCAAGAAAAAAATTCTGATCTTACTTCAAGATTAAGTGAAATCTTTTCTAATATAGAACTTATTAAAGCTTCTAATGCAGGTAAAAATGAAATGCAAAAATTCAGCCAAACTAATAGCGAAGTTTGCAAACTTTCCTTAAAAGGCATTAGAATTGAAGCTTTAAGTAGCCCTTTAATGGAATCTATGGGTTCAATTGGCTTTGCAATAGTAATTATAATAGGTGGTAAAGAAGTAATTGATGGAAGTTTAAGCATAGGTTCTTTTTTTAGCTTTACTACAGCTTTATTTATGGCTTATACTCCTATTAAAAGACTTTCTTCACTTTATACAAGATTGCAAAATGCAGTAGCAGCTAGTGAGAGAACTTTTTATTTAACTGATTTAGAACCACAAATTAAAGGTGGCGATGAAAAACTTACAGAAAATATCCAAAATATTCATTTTAAAAATGTCTCTTTAAGCTATCAAAAAGATAAAACGGTATTAAAAGATGTAAATTTTTCTTTTGATAAAGGAGAAATTCTAGCCTTAGTTGGATCAAGTGGTGGAGGAAAATCTTCTATTATCAATCTTTTGATGTATTTTTTTGAAAAAGATAGTGGTGAGATTTTAATCAATCAAAAAGACATTAGCTCTTTTGATATTATTAGTTTAAGAGAAAATATTTCTTTGGTAACTCAAAATATTTATATATTTAATGACACTATAGCTCAAAATATTGCTTATGCTAAAGAATATAACGAAACACGCGTGATAGAGGTTTTAAAACAAGCTAATGCTTATGATTTTGTCCAAGAACTTGGTGGTATACATACTGAATTAAAAGAACATGGAAAAAATCTCTCCGGCGGACAAAAACAACGCATTGCCATAGCAAGGGCTTTATATAAAAATCCTCAAATTTTAATTTTTGATGAAGCAACCTCAGCACTTGATAATGAAAGTGAAAAAGCCATAGTAAAAACCATAGAAAGCTTAAAAAAAGATCGCTTAATACTCATCATCGCTCATAGGCTTAGCACTATAGAAAATGCTGACAAAATTGCTGTGCTTGATAAAGGAAAAATAGC
Proteins encoded in this window:
- a CDS encoding ABC transporter ATP-binding protein, translated to MDKNYKEMKLKEVFTRFKPYYKDYWFYFVLAIIGMLLTSGGTAASAYIIEPILNKIFIEKNVDLLYYMPLLVVLIYALKNLGAYMQVYYISYVGTDILRRLRELVLGNLLRLDMSFFHKYRSGELISRCTSDIGALQNIVSTIIPEILRESLTAIGLLSVVIYQSPKLAFFALVILPLAIYPLAIFAKKIKKIGRNTQEKNSDLTSRLSEIFSNIELIKASNAGKNEMQKFSQTNSEVCKLSLKGIRIEALSSPLMESMGSIGFAIVIIIGGKEVIDGSLSIGSFFSFTTALFMAYTPIKRLSSLYTRLQNAVAASERTFYLTDLEPQIKGGDEKLTENIQNIHFKNVSLSYQKDKTVLKDVNFSFDKGEILALVGSSGGGKSSIINLLMYFFEKDSGEILINQKDISSFDIISLRENISLVTQNIYIFNDTIAQNIAYAKEYNETRVIEVLKQANAYDFVQELGGIHTELKEHGKNLSGGQKQRIAIARALYKNPQILIFDEATSALDNESEKAIVKTIESLKKDRLILIIAHRLSTIENADKIAVLDKGKIASIGNDAYLMQHCEIYQKLKQKAQKTDKVKENEN
- the cysS gene encoding cysteine--tRNA ligase; translated protein: MVFFDSVLKKKCEFIPNEAKKANIYLCGPTVYDDAHLGHARSSVCFDFLRRVLLASDYEVIFARNYTDIDDKILKKMQESGKSLEEITNFYIKRYDEDMQALNILEPNFKPKATAYIEQMIIYIEKLSELNLAYKLEDGIYFDTSKDDKYFYISKRNLEDNQSRLEESVAKKNDSDFVLWKFDEKFYPASFGKGRPGWHTECVVMIESIFKDKLDIHAGGIDLLFPHHENEACQCRCKNNHELANFWLHNGFVQINGEKMSKSLGNSFFLKDSLKLFSGEVLRFYLLSVHYRAHFNYALEDLQATKKRLDKFYRLKKRLNLNAFIDEKTTIESEVAKNILEVLNDDLNASKALALLDEFINESNIYLDQNLKDKAYKIQLEKTLKELAFIFGIGFMDTIKYFQFGISKEKCQEIEEKIALRNKAKQEKNYALADQIRDDLAKENILLMDTPNGVVWEKNG